The Aminipila terrae nucleotide sequence CTGCTTCATAGCTCTTCTGAAAGAAATTCTTCTTTCCAGTGCCTGTGCAATGCTTTCAGCAGTAAGCTGTGCATCCATTTCAACCTTTTTGATTTCAACGATGCTGATTTCAACTTCCTTACCAGTCATCTTTACGATGTCTTTCTTAAGGGCGTCAATACCATCTCCAGCTCTTCCGATTACCATACCTGGTTTACCAGTCAGCACAGTAACCCTGATTTTTCCTGCTGCTGCTCTTTCGATTAAAACTTTTGAAACGCCTGCAACATATAACTTCTTCTTTGTATATTCTCTAACCTTCTGGTCTTCTACAAGAAAATCAGCGAAATTGTTCTTGTCTGCATACCATTTGGAATCCCAGTCTTTTATAATGCCCACTCTTAAACCATGTGGACTTACTTTCTGACCCATTCAATGAACCTCCTATCTTAGTTTCTTTCCTTAAGAGTTACGCCAATGTGACTGCTTCTCTTAAGAATTACTGATGCTCTACCTTGTGCTCCCGCTCTCCATCTCTTCATAGTTGGTCCCTGGTGAGCATAAACCTCAGCAACATATAGATTATCCGGATTCATGTCGAAGTTGTTTTCAGCGTTTGCAGCAGCAGACTTAACAACCTTTTCAACTATTTCAGAACCCTTACCAGGTGTAAACTTTAAAATGGTAAGTGCCTCATTTAAATCTTTTCCTCTTACTAAATCAGTAATTGGCTTTAGCTTTATAGGAGACATTCTTACATATTTTGCAATTGCTTTTGCTTCCATCTTTTTACATCTCCTTTACTTATTTTTTCTTAGTAGTTTTATCAGCAGCGTGACCTCTGTAGTTTCTTGTTGGAGCAAATTCTCCCAGTCTGTGTCCTACCATATCTTCAGTGATATATACAGGAACGTGCTTCTTACCGTCATGCACTGCAATTGTGTGCCCCACCATCTGTGGGAATATTGTAGATGGTCTTGACCATGTCTTTAATACTTTCTTTTCGTTAGCTTCGTTCATTGCTATGATAGCCTTCAAAAGCTTAGCGTTTACGAAAGGGCCCTTTTTAAGTGATCTACCCATTATCTATGCTCCTTCCTATTTTTCATTTCTTCTCTTTACGATATACTGATTAGAAGCTTTATTCTTCTTTCTAGTCTTAAGTCCAAGAGCAGGCTTACCCCAAGGAGTAACCGGACTAACTCTACCGATACCAGCCTTACCTTCACCACCGCCGTGTGGGTGATCGTTAGGGTTCATTACAGAACCTCTTACAGTAGGTCTCCAGCCCATGTGTCTCTTTCTTCCGGCTTTACCAATCTGAATGTTAGAATGTTCACCATTTCCAACTTCACCGATAGTAGCTCTGCATTCCATTCTGACTCTTCTAACTTCTCCGGAAGGAAGTCTTACCTGTGCGTAATCGCCTTCCTTAGCCATAAGCTGAGCACCGTTTCCGGCAGATCTAACCAGCTGAGCGCCTTTTCCGTGCTTCAGTTCGATGTTGTGAATAATTGTACCCACTGGAATATTAGCAAGTGGAAGAGCATTTCCTACTTTAATATCCGCATCAGCACCAGATACGATTACATCCCCAACATATAGCTTGTTAGGAGCTATGATATATCTTTTTTCGCCGTCTGCATAAACAATTAATGCAATGTTTGCACTTCTGTTTGGATCATACTCAATTGTAGCAACCTTAGCTGGAACACCGTCTTTATTTCTCTTAAAGTCGATGATTCTGTACTTAGGTCTGTATCCGCCACCTCTGTGTCTTACTGTAATTTTACCTCTCACATTTCTTCCGGAATGCTTCTTAAGAGTTACTGTAAGAGACTTTTCTGGTGTGCTTGTTGTAATTTCTTCAAATGTTGAAACCGTCATTCCTCTTAATCCAGGAGTGGTCGGATTATACTTTTTGATTCCCATATTTTTCGTCCCTCCTTATAGACCCTGGAAGAATTCGATTTCCTTACTGCTGTCAGTAAGAGTAACAATCGCCTTCTTTGAAGCCGCAGTTCTACCTACGTTTCTTCCCATTCTCTTAACTTTACCTTGAACATTCATGATGTTTACTTTTTCTACTTCTACACCAAAGATTTCTTCGATAGCTAATTTAACTTCAGTCTTATTAGCGTCTGTAGCTACTTTGAAAGTGTATTTCTTTTCCTGTGCGTTATCCATACTTGTTTCGGAGATAACCGGCTTAATAATTACGTCGTAAGCAGTTCTCATTATGAATACACCTCCTCAATCTTATTGATCGCTTCTTTCGTTACAATGAAGCTTGTGTAGTTAATGATTTCATACACATTCATTGTTCCTACTAAAGCTGTTCTTACTCCTGGAATGTTAGCAGCTGATCTGATAACGTTTTCGTCCTTTTCAGCCATAACGATTAA carries:
- the rplW gene encoding 50S ribosomal protein L23 yields the protein MRTAYDVIIKPVISETSMDNAQEKKYTFKVATDANKTEVKLAIEEIFGVEVEKVNIMNVQGKVKRMGRNVGRTAASKKAIVTLTDSSKEIEFFQGL
- the rpsS gene encoding 30S ribosomal protein S19 codes for the protein MGRSLKKGPFVNAKLLKAIIAMNEANEKKVLKTWSRPSTIFPQMVGHTIAVHDGKKHVPVYITEDMVGHRLGEFAPTRNYRGHAADKTTKKK
- the rplV gene encoding 50S ribosomal protein L22; translation: MEAKAIAKYVRMSPIKLKPITDLVRGKDLNEALTILKFTPGKGSEIVEKVVKSAAANAENNFDMNPDNLYVAEVYAHQGPTMKRWRAGAQGRASVILKRSSHIGVTLKERN
- the rplB gene encoding 50S ribosomal protein L2; translation: MGIKKYNPTTPGLRGMTVSTFEEITTSTPEKSLTVTLKKHSGRNVRGKITVRHRGGGYRPKYRIIDFKRNKDGVPAKVATIEYDPNRSANIALIVYADGEKRYIIAPNKLYVGDVIVSGADADIKVGNALPLANIPVGTIIHNIELKHGKGAQLVRSAGNGAQLMAKEGDYAQVRLPSGEVRRVRMECRATIGEVGNGEHSNIQIGKAGRKRHMGWRPTVRGSVMNPNDHPHGGGEGKAGIGRVSPVTPWGKPALGLKTRKKNKASNQYIVKRRNEK